The following proteins come from a genomic window of Companilactobacillus pabuli:
- a CDS encoding acyl-[acyl-carrier-protein] thioesterase, whose protein sequence is MTEKRTFSIEMEVPYYFVNFTGDMRLSALVDVMLLTSEKQLHQADIDSSEMVKNNGLGWVVVQYHMDIDKMPRLGQKIKVTTQATSFNKYFFYRDFWIDDEEGNRMVSATSAFVLIDIKQRKIVSAADRLDDLFGAVETTKLKRFNRVKVPDDFDFQQAQHIGYYNIDVNKHVNNSYYFDWMVDTLDIDFIGSHQLTSMDIKYDKELNTESQPVAYAKLDNTNNKSIHWIKNGDVLNVIAQFEWRNK, encoded by the coding sequence GTGACTGAAAAAAGAACCTTTTCAATCGAGATGGAAGTACCTTATTATTTCGTCAACTTTACCGGCGACATGCGTTTGTCAGCTCTAGTCGATGTGATGTTGTTGACGTCAGAAAAGCAGTTGCATCAAGCAGATATCGATAGTAGTGAAATGGTAAAGAATAACGGCTTAGGTTGGGTCGTGGTTCAATATCACATGGATATTGATAAGATGCCAAGACTTGGTCAAAAAATTAAAGTCACGACTCAAGCAACAAGTTTCAATAAGTATTTCTTCTATCGTGATTTTTGGATCGATGACGAAGAAGGCAACCGCATGGTCAGTGCAACGAGTGCCTTTGTCTTGATTGATATCAAACAACGTAAGATTGTCAGTGCAGCTGATAGATTGGATGATTTGTTTGGAGCAGTTGAAACTACCAAACTTAAACGTTTCAATCGGGTCAAAGTACCGGATGACTTTGATTTCCAACAAGCCCAACATATCGGTTACTACAATATCGATGTTAATAAACATGTTAATAATTCATATTATTTTGATTGGATGGTTGATACCTTAGATATCGATTTTATCGGTAGTCATCAATTGACTAGCATGGATATTAAGTACGACAAAGAACTCAATACGGAAAGCCAACCAGTCGCATATGCTAAACTAGATAATACGAACAATAAATCTATTCATTGGATAAAGAACGGTGACGTGCTGAACGTTATTGCTCAGTTTGAATGGAGAAATAAGTAA
- the rsmI gene encoding 16S rRNA (cytidine(1402)-2'-O)-methyltransferase, whose translation MKEQRSFVDNSKGCLFLVPTPIGNLEDMTFRAVNTLKDVDLVAAEDTRNTKNLLNHFEIPTELISFHEHNTAQRIPELIEKMNQGLKIAQVSDAGAPSISDPGKELVKAAIKEEIPVVPLPGATASVTALIASGINPQPFYFYGFLPRKGKERTQALNNLANREETTIVYESPYRVKKTIQDLIDNFGGDRQITLARELTKIHEAFLRGSLDQVAAYYEENDPKGEYVLIIAGKPEEVAQVESDDDLVSSVDKLIAQGLKPNKAIKEVASQNGLKKQEVYNLYHGIGEE comes from the coding sequence ATGAAGGAACAAAGAAGTTTTGTTGATAATTCGAAGGGCTGCCTTTTTTTAGTGCCAACACCAATTGGTAATTTAGAAGACATGACTTTTCGAGCTGTTAACACGTTAAAAGACGTCGATTTAGTTGCTGCTGAAGATACGCGTAATACCAAAAATTTATTAAATCATTTTGAAATACCAACAGAATTAATAAGTTTTCATGAACATAATACTGCTCAACGTATTCCAGAATTAATAGAAAAAATGAATCAAGGACTAAAAATAGCTCAAGTAAGTGATGCTGGGGCACCATCAATTAGTGATCCCGGTAAGGAATTAGTTAAAGCTGCTATCAAAGAAGAGATTCCTGTCGTACCATTGCCAGGAGCGACTGCTTCAGTTACAGCTTTAATTGCTTCAGGAATCAACCCACAACCATTTTATTTCTACGGATTCTTACCCCGAAAAGGTAAAGAAAGAACTCAAGCTTTAAATAATTTGGCTAATCGTGAAGAGACAACGATTGTTTACGAGTCACCTTATCGAGTAAAAAAAACCATTCAAGATTTGATTGACAATTTTGGTGGTGACAGACAAATCACTTTAGCTCGTGAATTAACGAAGATTCATGAAGCCTTTCTGCGTGGCAGTTTGGATCAAGTAGCTGCTTATTATGAGGAAAATGACCCTAAAGGCGAATACGTCTTGATTATTGCAGGTAAGCCTGAAGAGGTCGCTCAAGTTGAGTCTGACGACGATTTAGTAAGCTCAGTCGATAAATTGATAGCACAGGGATTAAAACCTAACAAAGCTATCAAAGAAGTGGCTTCACAAAATGGTTTAAAGAAACAAGAAGTTTATAATTTGTATCATGGAATTGGAGAAGAATAA
- a CDS encoding initiation control protein YabA yields MAEKDLYDEFETITDQLNDISKKVSLLKEELSKTLEEKEELKIENKNLRKHLEKMGYEDKDFNGNKLSYSRLNLESLYRKGFHVCQQFYGTHRKDKEECIFCTNVLYGSNKKSKKKAIKNR; encoded by the coding sequence ATGGCAGAGAAAGATTTATATGATGAATTTGAGACAATCACAGATCAACTAAATGATATAAGTAAAAAAGTTTCTTTGCTTAAAGAAGAATTGTCAAAGACTCTAGAAGAAAAAGAAGAGTTAAAGATTGAAAACAAAAATCTTCGCAAGCATTTAGAAAAGATGGGTTATGAAGATAAGGATTTTAATGGTAATAAATTATCCTATTCACGATTAAATTTGGAAAGTTTATATCGCAAAGGATTTCATGTTTGCCAACAATTTTATGGAACTCATCGTAAGGACAAAGAAGAATGTATCTTCTGTACTAATGTCCTTTATGGAAGTAATAAGAAGAGTAAGAAAAAAGCAATTAAGAACAGATAA
- a CDS encoding DNA polymerase III subunit delta', with protein sequence MESLVKEQPRVVHEFQKIISSNMLSHAYLIDSASSKVRQQMAIWLAQSQFCDNLVDGAPDQTCQKCQTIALGDNPDVLEIKTDKRSIGVDDVKFFKKEANMAATQGKRRILIIDEAEKMTVQAANNLLKTIEEPEGNLMIILLAESAKQLLPTIQSRVQIFHLSNQSNEDEIAALVNLGFKEEQAKRALRVTDIKYLETIDGEKFQAYTTVITSWLKEINKQKINSFVDIQTDVMPLVENKDQQHLFFDMLNQIFSDILSIRYNLEKSTLTSVDILSNKSIKRVIQMSDDLFTAQQMWKSNVSFQAILEDLSLKFVD encoded by the coding sequence ATGGAAAGTTTAGTAAAAGAACAACCGCGCGTAGTTCATGAGTTTCAAAAAATTATTTCTTCCAATATGTTGTCGCACGCGTATTTGATCGATAGTGCTTCATCAAAAGTCAGACAACAAATGGCAATTTGGTTAGCGCAAAGCCAATTTTGTGATAACTTAGTAGATGGAGCACCTGACCAAACGTGTCAAAAATGTCAGACGATTGCTTTAGGCGATAATCCTGACGTTTTAGAAATCAAGACTGATAAAAGAAGTATCGGTGTTGATGACGTTAAGTTTTTCAAAAAAGAAGCTAATATGGCCGCTACTCAAGGGAAACGTCGAATCCTGATTATTGATGAAGCAGAGAAGATGACCGTCCAGGCTGCTAATAACTTGTTGAAAACAATTGAAGAACCAGAAGGTAATTTGATGATTATTTTGTTGGCTGAATCTGCTAAACAGTTGTTGCCAACGATTCAATCACGTGTGCAAATTTTTCATCTTTCTAATCAAAGTAATGAAGATGAAATTGCAGCGTTAGTTAACTTAGGATTTAAAGAAGAACAAGCCAAACGTGCTTTAAGAGTCACTGATATTAAATACTTAGAGACTATTGACGGTGAAAAATTTCAAGCATATACCACAGTTATAACGAGTTGGTTGAAAGAAATTAATAAACAAAAAATAAATTCATTTGTGGATATACAGACTGACGTTATGCCGTTAGTAGAGAATAAGGATCAACAACATTTGTTTTTCGACATGTTGAATCAAATTTTTAGTGATATATTATCAATAAGGTACAATTTAGAAAAATCGACATTAACATCTGTGGATATCTTGTCAAATAAGAGTATTAAACGAGTTATCCAAATGTCAGATGATTTATTCACAGCACAACAAATGTGGAAAAGTAATGTTTCGTTTCAAGCTATTTTAGAAGATTTGTCATTAAAATTTGTGGATTAG
- a CDS encoding cyclic-di-AMP receptor, whose product MKLIVAIVQDKDSQHLEANLVKNNFRATKLPSTGGFLKAGNCTFLIGVEEEKVDDVLAVIKKTSHTRSQYVTPTFLMPEAASSMADPVEVQVGGATCFILPVDKFVRF is encoded by the coding sequence ATGAAATTAATTGTTGCAATTGTCCAAGATAAAGATAGCCAACACTTAGAAGCTAACTTAGTGAAAAACAATTTTCGTGCTACTAAATTGCCATCAACTGGTGGTTTTTTGAAAGCCGGAAACTGTACCTTCTTAATCGGTGTTGAAGAGGAAAAAGTTGACGATGTATTAGCTGTTATCAAGAAAACTAGTCATACTCGCTCACAATACGTTACACCAACATTCTTGATGCCAGAGGCTGCTTCAAGCATGGCTGATCCAGTTGAAGTTCAAGTCGGTGGTGCAACTTGCTTCATTTTACCGGTGGATAAATTCGTGAGATTTTAA